A single window of Nasonia vitripennis strain AsymCx chromosome 4, Nvit_psr_1.1, whole genome shotgun sequence DNA harbors:
- the LOC100678645 gene encoding odorant receptor 49b isoform X2, with protein sequence MNPNFSESAVNDNIRQSKKDNMAHLGDMLLKSCCIPKNLNELKIQKKFDDVNRFVTLMCITMVYGNIMTMMTIPLLQSKEHRNLPFKTWLPYDTRSNSLNYWLSYLHQGLGLACCGTMGVMIVNIITGFMQQACAQFEILDSRWRNLPKIVEIARSRWSDSAADEHENIMLSQYIRHHIHVYEYMNEFVKTFNIIILVQFCVSSVVITISVYQMSIKSLGLEWFMVFGYAVSMLTEFFLYCWFGNEVTLKSMDFALKIYDTEWNLLNIKSWKLILFVTHRTRKPIVVRCYNYIVLSLDTYVNIIRLSYSAFNLIRSSAGT encoded by the exons ATGAACCCGAATTTTTCGGAAAGTGCAGTCAATGACAATATAAGACAAAGTAAAAA AGATAATATGGCTCATCTGGGAGATATGCTACTGAAAAGCTGCTGCATTCCGAAAAACTTGAATGAATTGAAGATTCAAAAAAAGTTCGATGACGTCAACAG ATTCGTTACACTGATGTGCATAACTATGGTATACGGAAATATTATGACAATGATGACAATACCATTACTGCAATCAAAGGAACATCGCAATTTACCTTTTAAAACTTGGTTGCCCTATGATACGAGAAGCAACAGCTTAAATTACTGGTTGTCCTACCTTCATCAAGGTTTAGGATTAGCTTGCTGTGGAACAATGGGTGTCATGATTGTCAATATCATTACTGGTTTTATGCAGCAGGCTTGCGCCCAATTCGAGATCTTGGATTCGCGTTGGAGAAATTTGCCTAAAATCGTTGAGATAGCAAGATCTAGATGGTCTGATAGTGCAGCTGATGAACACGAAAACATAATGCTGAGCCAATACATCAGGCATCATATTCATGTATATGA GTATATGAATGAATTTGTAAAGACCTTCAACATTATAATTCTGGTACAATTCTGTGTAAGTTCCGTTGTTATCACAATAAGTGTTTATCAAATGTCTATAAAGAGTCTGGGTTTGGAATGGTTCATGGTTTTTGGCTACGCAGTGAGCATGTTAACGGAATTCTTTTTGTACTGTTGGTTTGGAAACGAAGTGACGTTAAAA AGCATGGATTTTGCTTTGAAAATCTATGATACAGAGTGGAATTTATTAAAcataaaatcttggaaattaattttatttgtaaCACATCGTACTAGGAAGCCCATTGTTGTACGCTGCTACAATTACATTGTATTATCTCTAGACACTTATGTTAAT
- the LOC100678645 gene encoding odorant receptor 46a isoform X1, which produces MHTIRLPFTILKYIGIWKPNSWKSTWKGYQYDCWSLAVMMIMYSFVATELIAVVKLISDHYDEISDTLFLLLTTAGVSIKSMNFLANRDNMAHLGDMLLKSCCIPKNLNELKIQKKFDDVNRFVTLMCITMVYGNIMTMMTIPLLQSKEHRNLPFKTWLPYDTRSNSLNYWLSYLHQGLGLACCGTMGVMIVNIITGFMQQACAQFEILDSRWRNLPKIVEIARSRWSDSAADEHENIMLSQYIRHHIHVYEYMNEFVKTFNIIILVQFCVSSVVITISVYQMSIKSLGLEWFMVFGYAVSMLTEFFLYCWFGNEVTLKSMDFALKIYDTEWNLLNIKSWKLILFVTHRTRKPIVVRCYNYIVLSLDTYVNIIRLSYSAFNLIRSSAGT; this is translated from the exons ATGCATACTATACGTTTACCTTTTACTATTCTTAAATATATTGGCATTTGGAAACCAAATAGTTGGAAGTCGACGTGGAAGGGTTACCAATACGACTGTTGGTCTTTAGCAGTAATGATGATAATGTATTCTTTTGTAGCCACAGAGCTAATTGCAGTTGTCAAATTAATTTCTGATCATTATGATGAAATTTCGGACACATTGTTTCTGTTGCTTACTACTGCTGGTGTTTCTATTAAatccatgaattttttggcAAACAGAGATAATATGGCTCATCTGGGAGATATGCTACTGAAAAGCTGCTGCATTCCGAAAAACTTGAATGAATTGAAGATTCAAAAAAAGTTCGATGACGTCAACAG ATTCGTTACACTGATGTGCATAACTATGGTATACGGAAATATTATGACAATGATGACAATACCATTACTGCAATCAAAGGAACATCGCAATTTACCTTTTAAAACTTGGTTGCCCTATGATACGAGAAGCAACAGCTTAAATTACTGGTTGTCCTACCTTCATCAAGGTTTAGGATTAGCTTGCTGTGGAACAATGGGTGTCATGATTGTCAATATCATTACTGGTTTTATGCAGCAGGCTTGCGCCCAATTCGAGATCTTGGATTCGCGTTGGAGAAATTTGCCTAAAATCGTTGAGATAGCAAGATCTAGATGGTCTGATAGTGCAGCTGATGAACACGAAAACATAATGCTGAGCCAATACATCAGGCATCATATTCATGTATATGA GTATATGAATGAATTTGTAAAGACCTTCAACATTATAATTCTGGTACAATTCTGTGTAAGTTCCGTTGTTATCACAATAAGTGTTTATCAAATGTCTATAAAGAGTCTGGGTTTGGAATGGTTCATGGTTTTTGGCTACGCAGTGAGCATGTTAACGGAATTCTTTTTGTACTGTTGGTTTGGAAACGAAGTGACGTTAAAA AGCATGGATTTTGCTTTGAAAATCTATGATACAGAGTGGAATTTATTAAAcataaaatcttggaaattaattttatttgtaaCACATCGTACTAGGAAGCCCATTGTTGTACGCTGCTACAATTACATTGTATTATCTCTAGACACTTATGTTAAT
- the Or96 gene encoding odorant receptor 96: MLSIHFQVLTISGVWCPNHSSSVQRIFYKCYSFIVVVLMYSLALSQLARIIFVKQSFNEFNDTFFISLSTNFACFKAASNLVNQKQIVSLVNMFKHNCCLAHNDSERSIQKQYNDSCSKIIISLLILVETSAFFVVVAPLCGTMDNQDLPYQVLLPYDLSNKLFFWLTFVHHSFGAVLFTAISITNDAVITGFMMHVCGQLIILQHRFALLSRSLANEVSKKGRITDFDMMLERHWLRQIVYHQNHISNIAKKICSTFNEIVICQFFISGLEICVSVYQLSVRNNNTVELCTYAIYLMVMLGQFFVYCYFGNEITLQSKITHRAIFDIDWTSFSLSLKKDLTLIMLYSSKPIAMSCGPFAHLTLESFTNILKTSYSIFSVLKTAT, translated from the exons ATGCTTTCGATTCATTTTCAAGTGCTGACAATATCAGGTGTATGGTGTCCAAATCATTCATCCTCTGTACAacgaatattttataaatgttattCTTTTATCGTGGTTGTATTGATGTACAGTTTAGCGTTATCACAGCTAGCCCGAATCATATTCGTAAAACAGAGCTTCAACGAATTTAATGACACGTTTTTTATATCGCTATCTACTAACTTTGCCTGTTTTAAAGCTGCGTCCAACTTGGTGAACCAAAAGCAAATAGTCAGCTTGGTTAACATGTTCAAGCACAACTGTTGCCTAGCTCACAATGATTCAGAGAGAAGCATACAGAAGCAATATAACGACTCCTGCAG CAAAATCATCATAAGTCTTCTGATACTTGTAGAGACAAGCGCATTTTTCGTGGTAGTAGCACCTCTGTGTGGCACCATGGACAACCAGGATCTTCCTTACCAAGTTTTATTGCCCTACGATCTTTCGAATAAACTATTCTTCTGGCTCACCTTTGTTCACCACAGTTTTGGAGCAGTTCTGTTTACGGCGATTAGCATCACGAACGACGCTGTTATCACTGGATTCATGATGCACGTTTGTGGACAGCTTATCATCCTGCAGCACAGATTTGCACTGTTGTCGAGAAGCTTAGCTAATGAAGTTTCTAAGAAGGGCAGAATTACAGACTTTGATATGATGCTAGAAAGACACTGGTTGAGGCAGATCGTATATCATCAGAATCATATAAGCAA TATTGCCAAAAAAATATGTTCGACATTCAATGAAATTGTGATCTGTCAGTTTTTCATTAGTGGATTAGAAATTTGCGTAAGCGTTTACCAGCTGTCAGTTCGAAACAACAACACCGTTGAACTATGCACATACGCTATCTATCTAATGGTAATGCTAGGCCAGTTTTTCGTCTACTGCTACTTTGGTAACGAAATAACGCTTCAA aGTAAAATTACGCATCGCGCAATCTTCGATATAGATTGGACTTCATTTTCTTTGAGTTTGAAAAAAGATTTGACGCTTATAATGCTTTATTCGTCAAAACCTATAGCGATGTCCTGTGGTCCTTTTGCACACTTGACTCTAGAATCATTTACTAAT atCCTAAAAACATCATATTCAATTTTCAGCGTTTTAAAAACAGCGACATGA
- the Or96 gene encoding odorant receptor 96 isoform X1 — MLSIHFQVLTISGVWCPNHSSSVQRIFYKCYSFIVVVLMYSLALSQLARIIFVKQSFNEFNDTFFISLSTNFACFKAASNLVNQKQIVSLVNMFKHNCCLAHNDSERSIQKQYNDSCSKIIISLLILVETSAFFVVVAPLCGTMDNQDLPYQVLLPYDLSNKLFFWLTFVHHSFGAVLFTAISITNDAVITGFMMHVCGQLIILQHRFALLSRSLANEVSKKGRITDFDMMLERHWLRQIVYHQNHISNIAKKICSTFNEIVICQFFISGLEICVSVYQLSVRNNNTVELCTYAIYLMVMLGQFFVYCYFGNEITLQSKITHRAIFDIDWTSFSLSLKKDLTLIMLYSSKPIAMSCGPFAHLTLESFTNVKFHFKQLTFKIILFLTVVDYSEHFFLFQILKTSYSIFSVLKTAT; from the exons ATGCTTTCGATTCATTTTCAAGTGCTGACAATATCAGGTGTATGGTGTCCAAATCATTCATCCTCTGTACAacgaatattttataaatgttattCTTTTATCGTGGTTGTATTGATGTACAGTTTAGCGTTATCACAGCTAGCCCGAATCATATTCGTAAAACAGAGCTTCAACGAATTTAATGACACGTTTTTTATATCGCTATCTACTAACTTTGCCTGTTTTAAAGCTGCGTCCAACTTGGTGAACCAAAAGCAAATAGTCAGCTTGGTTAACATGTTCAAGCACAACTGTTGCCTAGCTCACAATGATTCAGAGAGAAGCATACAGAAGCAATATAACGACTCCTGCAG CAAAATCATCATAAGTCTTCTGATACTTGTAGAGACAAGCGCATTTTTCGTGGTAGTAGCACCTCTGTGTGGCACCATGGACAACCAGGATCTTCCTTACCAAGTTTTATTGCCCTACGATCTTTCGAATAAACTATTCTTCTGGCTCACCTTTGTTCACCACAGTTTTGGAGCAGTTCTGTTTACGGCGATTAGCATCACGAACGACGCTGTTATCACTGGATTCATGATGCACGTTTGTGGACAGCTTATCATCCTGCAGCACAGATTTGCACTGTTGTCGAGAAGCTTAGCTAATGAAGTTTCTAAGAAGGGCAGAATTACAGACTTTGATATGATGCTAGAAAGACACTGGTTGAGGCAGATCGTATATCATCAGAATCATATAAGCAA TATTGCCAAAAAAATATGTTCGACATTCAATGAAATTGTGATCTGTCAGTTTTTCATTAGTGGATTAGAAATTTGCGTAAGCGTTTACCAGCTGTCAGTTCGAAACAACAACACCGTTGAACTATGCACATACGCTATCTATCTAATGGTAATGCTAGGCCAGTTTTTCGTCTACTGCTACTTTGGTAACGAAATAACGCTTCAA aGTAAAATTACGCATCGCGCAATCTTCGATATAGATTGGACTTCATTTTCTTTGAGTTTGAAAAAAGATTTGACGCTTATAATGCTTTATTCGTCAAAACCTATAGCGATGTCCTGTGGTCCTTTTGCACACTTGACTCTAGAATCATTTACTAATGTTaagtttcattttaaacaGTTGACGTTTAAGATAATTCTTTTCTTAACGGTCGTCGACTACagtgaacatttttttctttttcagatCCTAAAAACATCATATTCAATTTTCAGCGTTTTAAAAACAGCGACATGA
- the Or94 gene encoding odorant receptor 94, with protein MHVLPEAFNLATYIGLWEPTHLESSIARCFYKFYTCLSFALIILTMITQILAMLFFTKTLDEFAETAYMLLSAINASVKGVVILLRRKHVIDLAEMLLKKECVPINATEKRVCSYFNKISRYTVLSCIVLAEGTISALALLPVVFEQGELVLPLRAWYPYNAGSGLGYWLSYLHQAMALTLIAAYDVANDTIITGFMVQACAQLELMTCRFHRFSWRGSNAVMRNGARHQLRLFEKRMVAQSVRHHLLIFRFTEIINSIFAPVILVQFCLSSGVLCITVYQMSASKSNGLKVIVLSLYLVSMLVEFFLYCWFGNEVTLKSLGFNIAVCEMDWTAMHVQTLKELLIIMVRSTSPIFLSCGPLIKLSLESFTNILKISYSAFNVLKQFD; from the exons ATGCACGTACTTCCAGAAGCCTTCAACTTGGCCACTTACATAGGCCTGTGGGAACCAACCCATTTAGAGTCGAGCATCGCCAGGTGTTTTTACAAGTTCTACACTTGCCTTTCCTTTGCGCTAATAATATTGACAATGATAACTCAAATACTAGCCATGTTGTTCTTTACCAAAACGCTCGATGAGTTTGCTGAGACAGCGTACATGCTTCTGTCTGCAATCAACGCCAGCGTCAAAGGAGTAGTTATTTTGTTGAGAAGAAAACATGTGATCGATCTGGCTGAAATGCTACTGAAAAAGGAGTGTGTGCCGATAAATGCAACAGAAAAGCGAGTTTGCTCgtattttaacaaaatttcaag GTATACCGTATTGAGTTGCATAGTACTAGCAGAAGGGACAATTAGCGCTCTGGCTCTCTTGCCGGTGGTTTTTGAACAAGGCGAGCTCGTTCTGCCTTTGCGAGCTTGGTATCCTTACAACGCCGGTTCCGGTCTGGGTTATTGGCTTTCGTACCTGCACCAGGCTATGGCTCTGACACTGATCGCTGCTTATGACGTGGCCAACGATACCATTATCACCGGATTCATGGTCCAAGCTTGTGCTCAGCTCGAGTTGATGACTTGTAGGTTTCATCGATTCTCCTGGCGGGGCTCCAATGCCGTAATGAGAAATGGAGCCCGACATCAGCTCAGACTATTCGAAAAGAGGATGGTCGCGCAGAGTGTCCGGCATCATCTGCTCATTTTTAG ATTTACAGAAATCATCAATTCTATTTTTGCTCCTGTGATTTTGGTGCAATTCTGCTTAAGTTCCGGAGTATTGTGCATAACTGTGTACCAAATGTCAGCGAGCAAATCAAACGGACTGAAAGTAATCGTTCTGTCTCTGTATTTAGTGTCGATGCTTGTCGAATTTTTTCTCTACTGTTGGTTTGGTAATGAGGTTACACTTAAG AGTTTGGGATTCAATATTGCTGTGTGTGAGATGGATTGGACTGCAATGCACGTTCAGACTCTGAAGGAATTACTTATTATCATGGTTAGATCCACGTCTCCGATATTTCTTTCATGTGGTCCACTAATAAAGCTATCTTTAGAATCATTTACGAAT atattaaaaatttcttatTCAGCATTTAATGTTCTCAAGCAATTTGACTGA
- the Or93 gene encoding odorant receptor 93, with protein sequence MHVLPESFMMFTCAGVWQPVHWSACDSRFLLYKLYTLFSIVLVYTLTISELMGAILLTQSLEDFTDISFLLISTISVCCKIASIIARRDRVIHLTEMLLEVQCIPKNVRELEITRKFDKIARFTALSCIVLAEATVVVMSTGPLFQKAENRTLPFKSWLPYDSTTTPCTFWLSYVHQTAAIVLCATVNVANDSLICGFMTHSCSQLELLNRRLLELPRAVKLKMKKLPRRLMCNVEAMIVSRHVKHHVHIFKFAENINVIFTPVILVQFCMSSIVLSLSVYQLAVRSANGIQFITMVMYLTCMLVQFFMYCWFGNEVTLKSVEFGQAIYNIEWTSLQVQTSKDLMIMMIRAKRPIIMSSGALVTLSIKSFTSILKASYSTFNVLQRSSHN encoded by the exons ATGCATGTGCTTCCGGAGTCGTTCATGATGTTCACCTGCGCTGGTGTTTGGCAACCGGTTCACTGGAGCGCGTGCGATTCCCGCTTTCTTCTCTACAAACTCTACACGCTATTTTCGATTGTTCTCGTTTACACCCTCACGATATCGGAACTCATGGGTGCGATCTTACTGACGCAAAGCCTCGAGGACTTTACCGACATATCGTTCCTGCTCATATCGACAATCAGCGTCTGCTGCAAAATTGCGAGTATCATCGCCAGGAGAGATAGGGTCATCCACTTGACAGAGATGCTGTTGGAGGTGCAGTGCATACCCAAGAACGTCAGGGAGTTGGAGATAACCAGAAAGTTCGATAAGATAGCGAG ATTCACAGCTCTATCCTGCATCGTACTGGCTGAAGCGACGGTGGTCGTGATGTCGACCGGTCCGTTGTTCCAAAAAGCGGAAAATCGCACTTTGCCCTTCAAGTCCTGGTTGCCTTACGACTCGACGACTACTCCCTGCACCTTCTGGCTCTCGTACGTTCATCAGACGGCTGCGATCGTACTCTGCGCCACTGTGAACGTAGCCAATGACTCGCTTATCTGCGGGTTCATGACCCACAGCTGCTCGCAGCTCGAGTTGCTAAACCGAAGATTACTGGAATTACCACGAGCTGTCAAGTTGAAGATGAAAAAATTACCCAGGAGATTGATGTGCAACGTGGAAGCGATGATTGTGTCGAGGCATGTGAAACATCATGTGCATATTTTTAA attTGCAGAAAACATTAACGTAATATTTACACCAGTGATTCTCGTACAGTTTTGTATGAGCTCGATAGTTCTGTCATTGAGTGTGTATCAATTGGCAGTAAGAAGTGCTAACGGAATCCAGTTTATCACCATGGTTATGTATTTGACGTGCATGTTGGTACAATTTTTCATGTATTGTTGGTTTGGAAATGAAGTGACATTAAAG AGTGTGGAGTTTGGGCAGGCAATTTATAACATCGAATGGACAAGTCTGCAGGTGCAAACCAGCAAAGACTTGATGATCATGATGATTCGAGCAAAACGTCCTATCATAATGTCATCTGGCGCTTTAGTTACGTTATCCATTAAGTCATTTACATCT attttaaaagCTTCTTATTCAACTTTTAATGTTCTTCAACGATCGTCACATAACTAA